The Planktothrix serta PCC 8927 region CGTCAAGCTTCGCGCTCGACGGGGGATTCTCCCAGAATCACTTCTTGAGATTACTGGCTCAACGAGACGACTTAAATCTTCAACATCTCTGTTAAAGACCCAGAGGCCGGACTCTCCCCAGTCGTTTGGGTCGGTTTCTGTTTGCCCAACAGTACCGTTGAGATCGGCTCCCAAATATTTCAACCCTTTTTTAAGAATATTAATTGCCGCATTCCAGTCTCGATCTAAAACTGTTTGGCAATCAGGGCATTGATGAGTTCT contains the following coding sequences:
- a CDS encoding zinc ribbon domain-containing protein; translated protein: RTHQCPDCQTVLDRDWNAAINILKKGLKYLGADLNGTVGQTETDPNDWGESGLWVFNRDVEDLSRLVEPVISRSDSGRIPRRARSLT